A genomic region of Fundidesulfovibrio terrae contains the following coding sequences:
- a CDS encoding sensor domain-containing diguanylate cyclase, whose product MSEACRNSEELLAEIGELRLRAERLEHAWSAVRESEERYRKLLETVTDYVYTVKVENGKAAATTHGAGCIRLTGYGAAEFADDPMLWYRMVHEEDRAAVVEQAQRLLRGEDCPPLEHRILHKDGGVRWVRNTPVIRRDAFGRVVFYDGIIQDITGAKDMEEKAHHASLHDPLTGLANRLLLMDRLSRVLESARREGVKVAVLFLDLDNFKAVNDRLGHAVGDKVLKEAAGRVSESVRASDTVARVGGDEFVVVLPSQKGESGAAEVARKIIHTLGRPYASLDGEKGPGGSVGISIYPDDGQDPWELINKADEAMYFVKNHIRSSFAFHSSLTRRAGPGPHDS is encoded by the coding sequence ATGAGCGAAGCGTGCAGGAACTCGGAAGAACTCCTGGCCGAAATCGGCGAACTGAGGCTTAGGGCCGAAAGGCTCGAGCATGCCTGGTCCGCTGTCCGGGAGTCCGAGGAACGCTACCGCAAGCTCCTGGAGACGGTAACCGACTACGTCTACACCGTAAAGGTGGAGAACGGCAAAGCGGCCGCCACCACCCACGGCGCCGGGTGCATCCGGCTCACGGGCTACGGCGCCGCCGAATTCGCGGACGACCCCATGCTGTGGTACCGCATGGTCCACGAGGAGGACCGCGCGGCCGTGGTGGAGCAGGCCCAGCGCCTGCTGCGCGGTGAGGACTGCCCGCCCCTGGAGCACCGCATCCTGCACAAGGACGGCGGCGTCCGCTGGGTGCGCAACACGCCGGTCATCCGCCGCGACGCTTTCGGGCGGGTGGTGTTCTACGACGGCATCATCCAGGACATCACCGGAGCTAAGGACATGGAGGAGAAGGCCCATCACGCCTCGCTCCACGACCCGCTCACCGGGCTGGCCAACCGCCTGCTGCTCATGGACAGGCTCTCGCGAGTGCTGGAGTCGGCCCGGCGAGAGGGCGTCAAGGTGGCGGTGCTTTTCCTGGACCTGGACAATTTCAAGGCCGTGAACGACCGCCTGGGCCACGCAGTGGGCGACAAGGTGCTCAAGGAAGCGGCCGGGCGGGTGTCCGAGTCCGTGCGCGCCTCGGACACGGTGGCCCGCGTGGGCGGGGACGAGTTCGTGGTGGTGCTGCCCAGCCAGAAGGGCGAGTCCGGCGCGGCCGAGGTGGCCCGCAAGATCATACACACCCTGGGCCGTCCCTACGCGAGCCTGGACGGGGAGAAGGGCCCGGGCGGCAGCGTGGGCATAAGCATCTATCCCGACGACGGCCAGGATCCCTGGGAGCTCATCAACAAAGCCGACGAGGCCATGTATTTCGTGAAGAACCACATCCGTTCCAGTTTCGCGTTCCATTCCAGCCTGACCCGCCGGGCCGGCCCCGGACCCCACGATTCATGA
- a CDS encoding hybrid sensor histidine kinase/response regulator, translating into MKDTASLFPPEFGHVMSFGPAVIYTVDPKTMRTLTVSANVQRELGYTQEEYLAPPGLWRTLLHPSDAPRVFASFERLFATGELSLEYRLRRKDGQWRWVRDSVVLRRGPDGEPLEIVGCAYDIEDRKRLKRARQREQGLFEAMFRRHVAIMLLLDPVSLEILDANDAAVSYYGWDADALRSMNFRQICQDGPQCHLAVVEQCRDIGCRVAVCRHLRANGEISDMDIRISRIEVGERTVLFAVMSDITASMRAQRALKESEARLRSITENAREGVFQSTMEGRFVWANPALARMLGYASPEELVASITDIGSQLYAEPGARARLIAVLLERGSVDRYEIRLRHRDGHGIWVAANTWLVREDGGRKRLEGVLEDITARKKAESERMLLATAVEQAVEGVAIVTGGTWAVEYANPAFGRITGLERLDILGRYFFDLFAHSRPPLPARDIQQALGAGQEWTGPIKDGKSSGRPMSAEAVFSPIRDESGRVCNAVVLLRDVASHDRLEKRLRRAQKLEAVGTLAGGIAHDFNNILTPILLNAEVGMQLLNPGDILRRPLEEILQAGGRARQLIKQILVFSRRGDLRAARIELGPIVREALRLLRPGLPPDVDARMDPGEEPLEILADPSLVHQMVINLADNAVHSMQGKGGTLTIGLTRREVTPGGGPSGRALVPGGYAVLSVADTGHGMDKALMERIFTPFFTTKRPGEGTGMGLSTVHGTVRSLGGGVFVESELGKGSRFEVYLPLAGPGPAGKLPSDGRRVLVVDTQAFSRRALAMTLSELGYKATMMRDAAKALSAFSRVGDRFDAVLAGEDLHGMSGRSFLESCRGMRPGVRLVLLTDRDESGTLTGGADLVLQKPVSALALAGALADQPSVASEAREVAGSVRA; encoded by the coding sequence ATGAAAGACACCGCCAGCCTTTTTCCCCCGGAATTCGGGCATGTCATGAGCTTCGGGCCCGCGGTGATCTACACCGTGGACCCCAAGACCATGCGCACCCTCACCGTGAGCGCCAACGTGCAGCGCGAACTGGGCTACACCCAGGAGGAATACCTCGCCCCTCCGGGACTGTGGCGCACCCTGCTGCACCCGTCCGACGCGCCCAGGGTGTTCGCGTCCTTCGAGCGGCTCTTCGCCACGGGCGAGCTGAGCCTGGAATACCGCCTGCGCCGCAAGGACGGACAGTGGCGGTGGGTGCGCGATTCGGTGGTCCTTCGCCGGGGACCGGACGGCGAACCGTTGGAGATAGTGGGTTGTGCCTACGACATCGAGGACCGCAAACGCCTGAAGAGGGCCCGCCAGCGCGAACAGGGCCTTTTCGAGGCCATGTTTCGCAGGCACGTGGCGATCATGCTGCTGCTGGATCCCGTGTCCCTGGAGATCCTGGACGCCAACGACGCGGCGGTGAGCTACTACGGCTGGGACGCGGACGCCCTGCGTTCCATGAATTTCCGCCAGATCTGCCAGGATGGGCCGCAATGCCACCTGGCGGTGGTGGAGCAGTGCCGGGACATCGGCTGCCGGGTGGCGGTGTGTCGCCACCTGCGGGCGAACGGCGAGATCAGCGACATGGACATCCGCATCAGCCGCATCGAGGTGGGCGAGCGCACCGTGCTGTTCGCCGTCATGAGCGACATCACCGCGAGCATGCGCGCCCAGCGCGCCCTGAAGGAGTCCGAGGCCAGGCTTCGCAGCATCACCGAAAACGCCCGCGAGGGAGTCTTCCAGTCTACCATGGAGGGGCGTTTCGTATGGGCCAACCCGGCCCTGGCCCGCATGCTCGGCTACGCCAGTCCCGAGGAGCTGGTGGCCTCCATCACAGACATCGGCAGCCAGCTCTACGCCGAACCCGGGGCGCGAGCCCGGCTGATAGCCGTGCTGCTGGAGCGGGGCTCGGTGGACCGTTACGAGATCCGCCTGCGCCACCGCGACGGCCATGGGATATGGGTCGCGGCCAACACCTGGCTCGTCCGGGAGGATGGGGGGCGCAAGCGCCTCGAAGGCGTCCTGGAGGACATCACCGCCCGCAAGAAGGCCGAGTCCGAACGCATGCTCCTGGCCACGGCCGTGGAGCAGGCCGTGGAAGGCGTGGCCATCGTCACGGGCGGCACCTGGGCCGTGGAGTACGCCAATCCGGCCTTCGGGCGCATCACGGGGCTTGAGCGCCTGGACATCCTGGGGCGGTATTTTTTCGATCTGTTCGCACATTCCAGGCCGCCCCTGCCGGCGCGCGACATCCAGCAGGCCCTGGGCGCCGGGCAGGAATGGACCGGGCCCATCAAGGACGGCAAGTCCTCCGGCCGGCCCATGTCCGCAGAGGCGGTCTTTTCGCCCATACGCGACGAATCCGGACGGGTGTGCAACGCCGTCGTGCTCCTGCGCGACGTGGCCTCCCACGACCGGCTGGAAAAACGCCTGCGCCGCGCCCAGAAGCTCGAGGCCGTGGGCACCCTGGCCGGAGGCATCGCCCACGACTTCAACAATATCCTCACTCCCATCCTGCTCAACGCCGAGGTGGGCATGCAGCTTCTGAATCCGGGCGACATCCTGCGCAGGCCTCTGGAGGAGATCCTGCAGGCCGGGGGGCGCGCCCGCCAGCTCATCAAGCAGATCCTGGTCTTCAGCCGGCGCGGCGACCTGCGCGCGGCGCGCATCGAGCTGGGCCCCATCGTCCGGGAGGCCCTGCGCCTGCTGCGGCCCGGGCTGCCCCCCGACGTGGACGCCCGCATGGACCCGGGAGAGGAGCCCCTGGAGATCCTGGCCGACCCGAGCCTGGTGCACCAAATGGTCATCAACCTGGCCGACAACGCCGTGCACTCCATGCAAGGCAAGGGGGGCACGCTCACCATCGGGCTGACCCGGCGCGAGGTGACTCCGGGGGGCGGTCCCTCGGGCCGCGCGCTCGTTCCCGGCGGCTACGCCGTGCTGAGCGTGGCCGACACCGGGCACGGCATGGACAAGGCCCTCATGGAACGCATCTTCACGCCCTTCTTCACCACCAAGCGCCCGGGCGAGGGCACGGGCATGGGCTTGTCCACGGTGCACGGCACCGTGCGGTCGCTGGGGGGAGGCGTGTTCGTGGAGAGCGAGTTGGGCAAGGGGAGCCGGTTCGAGGTGTACCTGCCCCTGGCCGGGCCGGGGCCGGCCGGCAAACTGCCCTCGGACGGGCGGCGGGTCCTGGTGGTGGACACCCAGGCGTTCTCGCGCCGGGCCCTGGCCATGACCCTGAGCGAACTCGGCTACAAGGCCACCATGATGCGCGACGCCGCCAAGGCGCTCAGCGCCTTCTCCCGGGTGGGGGACCGCTTTGACGCGGTCCTGGCCGGGGAGGATCTGCATGGCATGTCCGGGCGCTCCTTCCTGGAATCCTGCCGGGGGATGCGCCCCGGCGTCCGGCTGGTGCTGCTCACGGACCGGGACGAATCGGGAACCCTCACCGGCGGGGCGGACCTTGTGCTGCAGAAGCCGGTGAGCGCGCTCGCCCTGGCCGGAGCCCTCGCGGACCAGCCCTCCGTGGCTTCGGAGGCGCGGGAGGTCGCCGGTTCCGTCCGGGCCTGA